In Euphorbia lathyris chromosome 9, ddEupLath1.1, whole genome shotgun sequence, the following are encoded in one genomic region:
- the LOC136206619 gene encoding kinesin-like protein KIN-1 isoform X2: MSTMTVCCRFRPLSSKEKRDYGDAVCICSMDTETFIFKDEKEEELSFSFDKVFYENSAQDDVYQFLALPIVRDALNAINGTIITYGQTGAGKTFSMEGPSVLESDELKKGLLPRVVDGLFNCINSSDSSVKYTIKLSMVEIYMEKVRDLLDLTKDKILIKESKTQGILLSGVTEISISNPGSEKVEKTGAEGKVLEEAKTINKSLSALGNVINALTSSPTKASHIPYRDSKLTRILQDALGGNSRTGLLCCCSPSSSNAAETLSTLRFGARAKHIKTSPIVNSSEAKVFKKHKDDALTKDEACERILNRLRERLDDEDIELLEELFILEGILFHPNSVEDLESACEDVTVRTISSLQQALEELVINLDEVKSENKVLKARIAAANAEPKGAGENASVLQKISDTIRFFISCIGLRPLPQLLN; the protein is encoded by the exons ATGTCAACTATGACGGTTTGTTGTCGCTTCAGACCTCTGAGCTCCAAAGAGAAAAGAGACTACGGCGATGCTGTTTGCATTTGCAGTATGGATACTGAAACTTTCATTTTCAAG gatgagaaagaagaagaattatCCTTCAGTTTTGATAAGGTTTTCTATGAGAACTCTGCGCAAGATGATGTTTATCAATTTCTAGCTCTCCCTATTGTTCGAG ATGCCCTTAATGCGATTAATGGGACAATCATCACTTATGGACAG ACTGGAGCAGGGAAGACCTTCAGCATGGAG GGACCTAGCGTCCTGGAATCTGATGAGCTCAAGAAAGGATTACTTCCGCGAGTAGTAGATGGACTATTCAATTGTATAAATTCTTCTGATTCATCAGTCAAGTATACAATCAAGTTGTCAATG GTAGAAATCTACATGGAGAAAGTCAG GGATCTTCTTGATTTAACAAAAGACAAAATATTGATTAAGGAAAGCAAAACACAAGGAATTTTGCTATCTGGAGTAACAGAG ATCTCTATTTCGAACCCAG GGTCTGAGAAAGTAGAGAAAACTGGAGCTGAGGGAAAAGTTCTCGAGGAAGCAAAGACTATCAACAAATCTCTGTCAGCCTTGGGCAATGTAATAAATGCTCTAACTAGTAGTCCTACCAAAGCAAGTCATATACCTTATCGCGATTCCAAGCTTACTCGGATTCTACAAGACGCTCTT GGAGGGAACTCTAGGACTGGATTATTGTGTTGTTGCTCACCTAGCTCTTCAAATGCGGCAGAAACTCTGTCCACTCTTCGCTTTGGTGCAAG GGCAAAACATATAAAGACATCACCTATTGTTAATAGTAGTGAAGCCAAAGTTTTCAAGAAGCACAAGGATGATGCTCTGACTAAAGATGAAGCATGTGAGAGGATTCTAAATAGG TTGAGGGAGAGATTAGACGATGAAGATATTGAGTTACTAGAAGAGTTATTCATACTGGAGGGGATATTATTTCATCCTAATTCAGTTGAAGATTTGGAATCAGCTTGTGAAGATGTTACTGTACGAACAATTTCCTCATTGCAACAGGCTTTAGAAGAGCTTGTAATTAACCTTGATGAG GTTAAAAGTGAGAACAAGGTTCTTAAGGCCAGAATAGCAGCTGCTAATGCTGAGCCGAAGGGGGCTGGAGAAAATGCAAGTGTGCTGCAAAAGATTTCAGACACTATAAGATTCTTTATATCATGCATAGGATTACGGCCTCTGCCTCAGTTGTTAAATTGA
- the LOC136206619 gene encoding kinesin-like protein KIN-1 isoform X1 yields MSTMTVCCRFRPLSSKEKRDYGDAVCICSMDTETFIFKDEKEEELSFSFDKVFYENSAQDDVYQFLALPIVRDALNAINGTIITYGQTGAGKTFSMEGPSVLESDELKKGLLPRVVDGLFNCINSSDSSVKYTIKLSMVEIYMEKVRDLLDLTKDKILIKESKTQGILLSGVTEISISNPGEALQSLYSGIVNRAVGETQMNMASSRSHCIYIFTVQQELADKRVKTGKVILVDLAGSEKVEKTGAEGKVLEEAKTINKSLSALGNVINALTSSPTKASHIPYRDSKLTRILQDALGGNSRTGLLCCCSPSSSNAAETLSTLRFGARAKHIKTSPIVNSSEAKVFKKHKDDALTKDEACERILNRLRERLDDEDIELLEELFILEGILFHPNSVEDLESACEDVTVRTISSLQQALEELVINLDEVKSENKVLKARIAAANAEPKGAGENASVLQKISDTIRFFISCIGLRPLPQLLN; encoded by the exons ATGTCAACTATGACGGTTTGTTGTCGCTTCAGACCTCTGAGCTCCAAAGAGAAAAGAGACTACGGCGATGCTGTTTGCATTTGCAGTATGGATACTGAAACTTTCATTTTCAAG gatgagaaagaagaagaattatCCTTCAGTTTTGATAAGGTTTTCTATGAGAACTCTGCGCAAGATGATGTTTATCAATTTCTAGCTCTCCCTATTGTTCGAG ATGCCCTTAATGCGATTAATGGGACAATCATCACTTATGGACAG ACTGGAGCAGGGAAGACCTTCAGCATGGAG GGACCTAGCGTCCTGGAATCTGATGAGCTCAAGAAAGGATTACTTCCGCGAGTAGTAGATGGACTATTCAATTGTATAAATTCTTCTGATTCATCAGTCAAGTATACAATCAAGTTGTCAATG GTAGAAATCTACATGGAGAAAGTCAG GGATCTTCTTGATTTAACAAAAGACAAAATATTGATTAAGGAAAGCAAAACACAAGGAATTTTGCTATCTGGAGTAACAGAG ATCTCTATTTCGAACCCAGGTGAAGCGTTACAAAGCTTATAT AGTGGCATAGTTAACAGAGCAGTGGGAGAGACTC AAATGAACATGGCAAGCAGTAGAAGTCATTGTATCTACATATTTACAGTTCAACAAGAGCTGGCCGATAAGAG GGTTAAAACTGGGAAAGTAATTCTTGTGGACTTAGCAGGGTCTGAGAAAGTAGAGAAAACTGGAGCTGAGGGAAAAGTTCTCGAGGAAGCAAAGACTATCAACAAATCTCTGTCAGCCTTGGGCAATGTAATAAATGCTCTAACTAGTAGTCCTACCAAAGCAAGTCATATACCTTATCGCGATTCCAAGCTTACTCGGATTCTACAAGACGCTCTT GGAGGGAACTCTAGGACTGGATTATTGTGTTGTTGCTCACCTAGCTCTTCAAATGCGGCAGAAACTCTGTCCACTCTTCGCTTTGGTGCAAG GGCAAAACATATAAAGACATCACCTATTGTTAATAGTAGTGAAGCCAAAGTTTTCAAGAAGCACAAGGATGATGCTCTGACTAAAGATGAAGCATGTGAGAGGATTCTAAATAGG TTGAGGGAGAGATTAGACGATGAAGATATTGAGTTACTAGAAGAGTTATTCATACTGGAGGGGATATTATTTCATCCTAATTCAGTTGAAGATTTGGAATCAGCTTGTGAAGATGTTACTGTACGAACAATTTCCTCATTGCAACAGGCTTTAGAAGAGCTTGTAATTAACCTTGATGAG GTTAAAAGTGAGAACAAGGTTCTTAAGGCCAGAATAGCAGCTGCTAATGCTGAGCCGAAGGGGGCTGGAGAAAATGCAAGTGTGCTGCAAAAGATTTCAGACACTATAAGATTCTTTATATCATGCATAGGATTACGGCCTCTGCCTCAGTTGTTAAATTGA
- the LOC136206620 gene encoding GDSL esterase/lipase At1g54790-like isoform X2, producing MDAKTSIFQIVTLIYILPCIADTINFDYPAVFNFGDSNSDTGDLAAGLGFLIDPPNGQNYFKTPSGRYCDGRLIVDFLMDAMDLPFLNPYLESLGLPNFRRGCNFAAAGSKILPATASSVSPFSIGIQVNQFLRFKARALELAAKGKKFDKYLPAEDYFGKGLYMFDIGQNDLAGAFYSQTFDQIVASIPNILVEFENGIKRLYDQGARNFWIHNTGPLGCITQNVAKFGTDPSKLDELGCVSGHNQAAKLFNLQLHALCTKLQGQYADSNVTYVDIYTIKSNLIANYSRYGFEQPIMACCGYGGPPFNYDTRIGCGQTKVVNGSTVTVKACNDSTEYVNWDGIHYTEAANQYVSSQILTGKYSDPPFSDKMPFLLGIKF from the exons ATGGATGCCAAGACATCTATTTTCCAAATTGTCACCCTAATATACATCCTCCCATGTATTGCAGACAcaataaattttgattatccAGCAGTTTTCAACTTTGGTGATTCCAACTCCGACACAGGTGACCTTGCTGCTGGCCTTGGGTTCCTCATTGACCCACCCAATGGACAAAATTACTTCAAAACTCCATCTGGGAGATACTGTGATGGCCGTCTCATTGTTGATTTTCTAA TGGATGCAATGGATCTGCCCTTCCTAAATCCATATTTGGAGTCACTTGGGTTGCCGAATTTTCGAAGAGGTTGCAACTTTGCAGCTGCAGGATCTAAAATTCTTCCAGCTACTGCATCATCTGTTAGCCCTTTCTCAATAGGAATTCAAGTGAATCAGTTCCTTCGTTTCAAAGCCCGAGCTCTCGAATTGGCAGCCAAAG gaaagaagtttgataagtatctCCCAGCAGAAGACTATTTTGGGAAGGGACTATACATGTTTGATATAGGGCAGAATGATCTTGCTGGTGCATTTTACTCGCAAACTTTCGATCAAATAGTTGCTTCAATTCCAAATATTTTGGTAGAATTTGAAAATGGAATCAAG AGATTGTATGATCAAGGAGCAAGAAATTTCTGGATACACAACACAGGTCCTCTTGGATGCATAACTCAGAATGTCGCGAAATTCGGAACTGATCCATCAAAGCTTGATGAGCTAGGATGTGTAAGTGGGCATAATCAAGCAGCTAAACTTTTCAATCTTCAACTTCATGCTCTCTGCACAAAGCTACAAGGTCAATATGCAGATTCAAATGTAACATATGTTGATATCTACACAATAAAATCGAATCTTATCGCAAACTATTCTCGATACG GATTTGAACAGCCAATAATGGCTTGTTGTGGCTACGGCGGACCGCCATTTAACTATGACACCCGGATTGGATGTGGCCAAACGAAAGTAGTGAATGGTAGCACAGTAACAGTTAAAGCATGCAATGACAGTACTGAGTATGTGAATTGGGATGGAATTCATTATACTGAGGCTGCAAATCAGTATGTTTCATCACAGATTCTCACTGGAAAATATTCTGATCCACCTTTCTCAGATAAAATGCCATTCCTTCTCGGTATCAAGTTCTAA
- the LOC136206620 gene encoding GDSL esterase/lipase At1g54790-like isoform X1: protein METLNSILKILTFISLSIFFPLAHSIDFNFPTIFNFGDSNSDTGNLIAAGIETINPPYGQFYFQKPSGRYCDGRLTIDFLLDAMDLPFLNPYLESLGLPNFRRGCNFAAAGSKILPATASSVSPFSIGIQVNQFLRFKARALELAAKGKKFDKYLPAEDYFGKGLYMFDIGQNDLAGAFYSQTFDQIVASIPNILVEFENGIKRLYDQGARNFWIHNTGPLGCITQNVAKFGTDPSKLDELGCVSGHNQAAKLFNLQLHALCTKLQGQYADSNVTYVDIYTIKSNLIANYSRYGFEQPIMACCGYGGPPFNYDTRIGCGQTKVVNGSTVTVKACNDSTEYVNWDGIHYTEAANQYVSSQILTGKYSDPPFSDKMPFLLGIKF from the exons ATGGAAACCCTAAACTCTATCCTCAAAATCTTAACTTTCatatctctctctatcttctTCCCTTTAGCACACTCCATAGATTTTAATTTTCCTACTATTTTCAACTTTGGGGATTCAAATTCTGATACTGGTAACCTTATTGCTGCTGGCATTGAAACCATCAACCCTCCTTATGGCCAATTTTACTTTCAGAAACCATCTGGAAGATACTGTGATGGACGACTTACTATTGATTTTCTCT TGGATGCAATGGATCTGCCCTTCCTAAATCCATATTTGGAGTCACTTGGGTTGCCGAATTTTCGAAGAGGTTGCAACTTTGCAGCTGCAGGATCTAAAATTCTTCCAGCTACTGCATCATCTGTTAGCCCTTTCTCAATAGGAATTCAAGTGAATCAGTTCCTTCGTTTCAAAGCCCGAGCTCTCGAATTGGCAGCCAAAG gaaagaagtttgataagtatctCCCAGCAGAAGACTATTTTGGGAAGGGACTATACATGTTTGATATAGGGCAGAATGATCTTGCTGGTGCATTTTACTCGCAAACTTTCGATCAAATAGTTGCTTCAATTCCAAATATTTTGGTAGAATTTGAAAATGGAATCAAG AGATTGTATGATCAAGGAGCAAGAAATTTCTGGATACACAACACAGGTCCTCTTGGATGCATAACTCAGAATGTCGCGAAATTCGGAACTGATCCATCAAAGCTTGATGAGCTAGGATGTGTAAGTGGGCATAATCAAGCAGCTAAACTTTTCAATCTTCAACTTCATGCTCTCTGCACAAAGCTACAAGGTCAATATGCAGATTCAAATGTAACATATGTTGATATCTACACAATAAAATCGAATCTTATCGCAAACTATTCTCGATACG GATTTGAACAGCCAATAATGGCTTGTTGTGGCTACGGCGGACCGCCATTTAACTATGACACCCGGATTGGATGTGGCCAAACGAAAGTAGTGAATGGTAGCACAGTAACAGTTAAAGCATGCAATGACAGTACTGAGTATGTGAATTGGGATGGAATTCATTATACTGAGGCTGCAAATCAGTATGTTTCATCACAGATTCTCACTGGAAAATATTCTGATCCACCTTTCTCAGATAAAATGCCATTCCTTCTCGGTATCAAGTTCTAA